From the genome of Sphingobium sp. JS3065, one region includes:
- a CDS encoding ABC transporter permease, with protein sequence MTGLGWRGCWRIARRDLHRGFRGLRLLFICLFLGVATLATIGGLTAAITGEIATKGQVLLGGDVEVAMSQREASAAEKAAFRREGALSETVRLRAMAQRVGEGDGPSAVLTELKGVDEAYPLYGALTLKGGRAGPMRADELVIGQALADRLDVKPGDGLRYGAATFRIRGIIAEEPDRVGEGFTLGPVALTSMEGIRRTGLIQPGSLYESKYRIRLAAGADAGAAGERLNRAFPSAGFEIKDRDGAAPGTSRFLERMGQFLSLIGLAALAIAGIGVSNGVASYLAIKRNGIATLKILGASSADIARIYLMQIGAVAMLAIGCGLAAGVVLPLGLVTAMRDILPVQPGFAVAPWPLVTSALYGLLIAFIFTMPPLAHARTLPAAALFRETVDRRRGVDRASMIAVGAAGAAAVALALGTAREPWFAAAMLGAVAAMLALLTGMGLLVRHGARRAPAPRRPLARLAVANLHRPGAQTSALVVALGLGLTLFVTLAAIQSSLSAEIRNTVPRTAPDQFVLDIPIAGKDRFLALVAKEAPGASVNMVPTLRGTIVAYGGQRVADLKQLPEGAWFLRGERGVTYSDALPEGSELVKGQWWPRDYAGPPLISLDREAAEVMGVDVGDTLTVSVLGREIEARIASLRQVNWETMGFNYIMVFSPDTLRSAPHSLSATITTKGGTTKGGSEGAMTRALLAAFPSVSIIAVGEVVAQVTVLLGQMSTAIVLAGSVAILAGIAVLIGAIAASRQARAYDSVILKTLGATRGQILGAQAIEYALLAGVLALVALGLGLAAAWFVIVRIFDFHWAPDWLLVLSTLGAGAVLTLGIGLLGSIPLMSVRPARALRAL encoded by the coding sequence TGCTGCTGGGCGGCGACGTCGAAGTGGCGATGTCGCAGCGCGAGGCGAGCGCGGCGGAGAAGGCGGCCTTCCGGCGCGAGGGCGCGTTGAGCGAGACGGTCCGCCTGCGGGCCATGGCCCAGCGGGTTGGGGAGGGCGATGGCCCCTCCGCCGTTCTGACGGAATTGAAGGGTGTGGACGAGGCCTATCCGCTCTACGGTGCGCTGACGCTGAAGGGCGGGCGCGCCGGGCCGATGCGCGCCGACGAACTGGTCATCGGGCAGGCGCTGGCGGACAGGCTGGACGTGAAGCCGGGCGATGGATTGCGCTATGGCGCGGCGACCTTCCGCATCCGGGGCATCATCGCGGAGGAGCCGGATCGGGTGGGGGAGGGCTTCACCCTGGGGCCGGTGGCGCTCACCTCCATGGAGGGCATAAGGCGCACGGGCCTGATCCAGCCGGGCAGCCTTTATGAGAGCAAATACCGGATTCGTCTGGCGGCCGGCGCGGATGCCGGGGCGGCGGGGGAAAGGCTGAACCGCGCCTTCCCCTCCGCCGGATTCGAGATCAAGGATCGCGACGGCGCGGCGCCGGGGACCAGCCGTTTCCTGGAGCGGATGGGGCAGTTTCTGTCGCTGATCGGCCTCGCCGCGCTGGCCATTGCGGGCATCGGGGTCAGCAACGGGGTCGCATCCTATCTGGCGATCAAGCGCAACGGCATCGCGACGTTGAAGATTTTGGGCGCTTCATCCGCCGACATCGCCCGCATCTACCTGATGCAGATCGGCGCGGTCGCCATGCTGGCCATCGGCTGCGGGCTGGCGGCGGGGGTCGTGCTGCCGCTGGGGCTGGTGACGGCGATGCGGGACATATTGCCGGTGCAGCCGGGTTTCGCCGTCGCGCCCTGGCCGCTGGTCACCAGCGCGCTTTACGGCCTGCTGATCGCCTTCATCTTCACCATGCCGCCGTTGGCCCATGCGCGGACCCTGCCCGCCGCCGCCCTGTTCCGCGAAACGGTGGACCGGCGGCGCGGCGTCGACCGGGCGAGCATGATCGCGGTGGGCGCGGCCGGGGCCGCAGCCGTTGCGCTGGCGCTGGGCACGGCGCGGGAGCCGTGGTTCGCGGCGGCGATGCTGGGCGCGGTCGCGGCCATGCTGGCGCTGCTGACCGGCATGGGGCTGTTGGTCCGGCATGGGGCGCGCCGCGCGCCCGCGCCGCGCCGTCCGCTGGCCCGGCTGGCGGTGGCCAATCTTCACCGGCCGGGTGCGCAGACTTCGGCGCTGGTGGTGGCGCTGGGGCTGGGGCTGACTTTGTTCGTGACGCTGGCGGCGATCCAGTCCAGCCTCAGCGCCGAAATCCGCAACACGGTGCCGCGCACCGCGCCCGACCAGTTCGTGCTGGACATCCCCATCGCCGGAAAGGACCGCTTCCTCGCCCTGGTCGCGAAGGAAGCGCCGGGGGCCAGCGTCAATATGGTGCCGACCCTGCGGGGAACCATCGTCGCCTATGGCGGGCAGCGGGTGGCGGACCTGAAGCAATTGCCCGAAGGCGCATGGTTCCTGCGCGGGGAGCGGGGCGTCACCTATAGCGATGCGCTGCCCGAAGGATCGGAACTGGTGAAGGGCCAGTGGTGGCCCCGCGACTATGCCGGGCCGCCGCTGATCTCGCTCGACCGGGAGGCGGCGGAGGTGATGGGCGTCGATGTTGGCGACACGCTGACCGTGTCGGTGCTGGGGCGGGAGATAGAGGCGCGCATCGCATCCCTGCGGCAGGTCAATTGGGAGACGATGGGCTTCAACTACATCATGGTCTTCTCACCCGACACGTTGCGCAGCGCGCCGCACAGCCTGTCCGCGACGATCACGACGAAAGGCGGCACGACGAAAGGCGGGTCGGAAGGGGCGATGACGCGCGCGCTGCTGGCCGCTTTCCCCTCCGTCTCCATCATCGCGGTGGGCGAGGTGGTGGCGCAGGTCACCGTGCTGCTGGGGCAGATGTCGACCGCCATCGTGCTGGCGGGATCGGTCGCCATATTGGCGGGCATCGCCGTGCTGATCGGCGCGATCGCGGCGTCCCGGCAGGCGCGGGCCTATGACAGTGTGATCCTGAAAACGCTGGGCGCGACGCGGGGGCAGATATTGGGCGCGCAGGCTATCGAATATGCGCTGCTGGCGGGGGTGCTGGCGCTGGTGGCGCTGGGGCTGGGGCTGGCGGCGGCCTGGTTCGTGATCGTGCGGATATTCGATTTCCACTGGGCGCCGGACTGGCTGCTGGTGTTGTCGACCCTGGGCGCGGGGGCGGTGCTGACGCTGGGGATCGGGCTGCTGGGGTCGATTCCCCTGATGTCGGTGCGGCCCGCGCGCGCCTTGCGGGCGCTGTAG